The window CGTATGGCCGAGCGTACGCGCCATCGTATAGCCGTCGCCCGACGATCCTGTACCCGGATATGACGCGCCGCCCACCGCGAGCACGACGGCGTCGGCACGCATCTTCGCGCCGCTCGCGAGTCTGACTCCCGCCGCATGTCCCTCTTCCACGAGGATCTCGGCGACGCGCACCTCCGTCTCGATCTTCACTCCGAGCGCATGAAGATGCCGGACGAGCGCCTCGACCGCATCGGTGGCGCGGTCACTGACGGGAAAGACACGCCCGCCGCGCTCCACTTTCGTCTCCACACCAAGTTCTCGGAAAAATTCCCGCACATCCTCATTGTCAAAAGCGTGCAGGGCGCTGTAGAGAAACGAGCCGTTGCCCGGGATATTCTTGACGATCTCTGCGACGGGCGCGACATTCGTGATATTGCAGCGCCCCTTGCCCGTAATCATCATCTTGCGGCCGGGCTGCTTCATTTTCTCCAAAAGGAGCACGGAAGCGCCTGCTTCCGCCGCCTTGGCCGCCGCCATGAAGCCAGCCGGACCTGCGCCGACAACGAGGACGCGCCGCGCACTCATCGTTCTTCTGCGAGGCGATAGAGCGCCTCGACCTCCGCCTTCGTCAGAGGACGCGAAGCGCCGCGCTTGACGCCGTCCAGCGTGAGCTGCGCAAAACGCGTGCGCTTCAGGGCGCGCACGTCGCACCCCACGGCCTCGAACATGCGACGCACCTGCCGATTCCTGCCCTCGTGCAGCGTGACCTCGACGTCACTGAGCCCCTTTTCCGTCACGCCGTAGACGCGCACCTCCGCCGGCGCCGTCATGCCGTCTGCCAGTTCGATGCCGCCTCGGAGCTTCTTCAGGGCTTCTGGCGTAAGGTCGCCCGCCACCTTCGCACGGTACGTCTTGTGCACGAGAAAGCGCGGATGAAGAAGAGCCTGCGTCAGTGTACCGTCATTCGTAAGGAGGAGCAGCCCTTCCGTATTCTGGTCGAGCCTTCCCACCGGATAGACGCGCACGTCCTTCACGGGCAGAAGGTCGAGCACCGTGCGCCTGCCGCGCTCGTCGGAAACGGTCGAGACGCAGCCCTTGGGCTTGTTCAGCAAGAAATAGACGAGACGCTCCTCTGCGGGAAGCGGCTCGCCGTCCACCGCAATACATGCGGTCGCCGCGTCCGCCTTCGTTCCCGGCTCACGCACCACCGCGCCGTCCACTGTCACGCGCCCCGCCGCAATGAGCTCCTCCGCCTTGCGGCGTGACGCCACGCCCGCGCGGCTGATGATTTTTTGCAATCGTTCTTCCATACTTCACCCTTACCCGTAAACTCTTATTAGACGCATCCGACGCACACCGCGCTCAGAGATTCGCCATATTGCAGACGATGTCGCGCGCCTCTTCCACTTCCGAGGCGAGGACGCGTATCTCGAAGTTCGCCTTGCGCTGGCTGCCGACGGATTTCCGATCCGTCAATATGCCTTCCGCCTCCAGCCTTTCGCAGATCTTCTCCGCCTGCCCCTTTGTTGCAGCCACAAAGATCGATGTCCACATGAAAATTTCCTCCTTCGGCGCTATCTCTGCAACACCGAGTTTTTGCCGAGCAAGGCCTCGATTTCCTGCACGACGGCAGGAGATGCGTCGAGCCAATACTGCGGCTCCAACTTCTGCCAACGTCCCTTCCGATTCAAAAAGACGACATGATCGCCCCTGTGCATCGCGAAAATGCCGTAGAGCGCATCGAGCGCAGCCGCTTCCTCGTGCTCTGCGGTAAGCGTGATGTAATAATCCTGCCGATAATCGTCGAGCGCAGTAATCGTGTCGGCAAGCACCTTGACGCCGTCATCTGTGAAATTCACGCGCCCCTGCACGACGATGGCCGCATCGGGAACAAGGAGGTTCACATGCGGGTAGAATACCGCGGGGAAGACGACGACTTCGACGGAATGCGTGTAGTCCTCCAATTCCAAGAAGCACATCGTGTCGCCCTTCTTCGTTGCGATCCGCTTCGCCGAGGAGATGAGGCCGCCGATGCGCACGAGTTGGCGCTCCTTCTTCTTGCCGTCTAAGATATCCCCGATGGGCACGAGATTCTTGATCTTCTTCTCATGGCGATCGAGCGGATGTCCTGTAATGAAGAAGCCTGTGTTCTCCTTCTCCCACGCGAGTCGCTGCACCGAGTCTGCCTCAGCGATGTCGGGAAGCGCGACGTCCTCAGCCTCCTGCATCGCCGCCTCGCCGAAAAGGCCGATCTGCCCGCTCGCTGCATCCGCGTGCTTTCGTGCAGCGACATCGATGACGCGCTCCAAGACGGCAAGAAGCTGCGAGCGGTGCGCGCCGAGCGAGTCGAACGCACCGCATTTGATGAGACTTTCAAGTACGCGCTTATTTGCCGTGCGCATATCGACGCGCGTGCAGAAGTCCAGGAGCGACGTGAAAGCGCCGCCTTCCTCGCGCACGGCTGCGAGACTCTTGATCGCCGCCTCGCCGACATTTCGCACGGCGGCGAGGCCAAAACGAATGGCCGCGCCGTCGACGCTGAAATTCGCCTCGCTCGCGTTGACGTCGGGCGGCAGAATCTTGATGCCCATGCGGCGGCAAAGCTCGATGTAGACGCCGACCTTATCGTTCGTGTCCATGATGCTCGTGAGCATCGCCGCCATGAACTCCTGCGGATAATGCGCCTTCAAGTACGCCGTCTGCCACGCCACGAGCGCGTATGCCGCGCTGTGCGACTTATTGAAGCCGTAGTCGGCAAAATGTGTCAGAAGATCGAAGATCTTTTCTGCCAAAGCATCATCAATGCCGTTCTCTCGCGTTCCCTTCATGTACGTCTCGCGCTGCGACATCAGGACTTCGTGCTTCTTCTTGCCCATGGCGCGGCGCAGGATGTCCGCCTGCCCGAGCGTGAAGTTCGCGAGCACCTGCACGACCTGCATGACCTGCTCCTGATAGAGCACGACGCCGAACGTCTCCTTCAAGATCGGCTCCAAGAGAGGATGCAGGTAGGTCACCTTCTTCTTGCCATGCCTGCCCGCGATGAAATCCGTCACCATGCCGCTGCCCAAGGGGCCCGGCCGGTAGAGCGCGACCGTCGGGATGAGGTCTTGAAAGTTTTTCGGCTGCAAGTCCTTGACGAGATTCGTCATGCCCGCCGATTCCATCTGGAAAACCGCGCCCGTATCGCCGCGGCAGAGCATCTCGGCTGTCTTCTCGTCTTCAAGCGGTATCGTGTCGATGTCGATCGTGATGCCGCGGCTCTTCTTGATGTTCTTCAAGGCGTCGGCGATGACCGTGAGCGTGCGCAGGCCGAGGAAATCCATCTTCAAAAGCCCCAGCTCTTCCACGTGATCCTTGTCGTACTCCGTCACGAGCGTGCCGTCGGAGACCTGCACAGGCACATAGTCGGTCAAGGGATTTCGCGCGATCACGACGCCCGCCGCGTGCGTCGACGAGTGGCGCGGCAGCCCTTCAAGGTCGCGCGCGAAGTCGATGAGCCGCTTCGTCTCGTCGCTCTCCTCATAGATGCTGCGAAAATCCTGCGAATCGGCGAGCGCACGGTCGAGCGTGATGCCAAGCTCTGACGGCACAGCCTTCGCCACGCGGTCGACGCTCGCATACGTCATTTCGAGCGCACGCCCGACGTCACGGATCGCGCCCTTCGCCGCCATCGTGCCGAAGGTGATGATCTGCGCGACATGATCGGCGCCGTAGCGGCGCTTCACATAGTCGATGACCTCCTCGCGGCGAATGTAGCAGAAGTCGA of the Selenomonas sputigena genome contains:
- a CDS encoding DNA polymerase III subunit alpha, producing MTKIPFAHLHVHTCYSLLDGASRIPELIARTKELGMDSVAITDHGAMYGVIDFYKEAKKQGIRPIIGCEAYLAPESRFDRTEVRGTRYYHLILLAENDEGYRSLVKLVSLANTEGMYYKPRVDKDILRKYHKGLICLSACVAGEIPQAILRGERERAEKLVEEYIDIFGRENFFLEIQDHGIPDEKTAFAGVIELAEKFGVGLVATNDIHYVHKEDTEAHDVLLAIQTGKGVHDPTRMRYAEGEFYMRSPEEMQALFHDHPEALANTQKIAERCKVDFEFGHLHLPNFPLPEGMSDEAYLKQLCEENLPLRYEKITPAVRERLDYELSIIHRMGYDSYFLIVWDFIKYARGEGIAVGPGRGSAAGSIVAYLLGITNLDPLKYELLFERFLNPERVTMPDIDIDFCYIRREEVIDYVKRRYGADHVAQIITFGTMAAKGAIRDVGRALEMTYASVDRVAKAVPSELGITLDRALADSQDFRSIYEESDETKRLIDFARDLEGLPRHSSTHAAGVVIARNPLTDYVPVQVSDGTLVTEYDKDHVEELGLLKMDFLGLRTLTVIADALKNIKKSRGITIDIDTIPLEDEKTAEMLCRGDTGAVFQMESAGMTNLVKDLQPKNFQDLIPTVALYRPGPLGSGMVTDFIAGRHGKKKVTYLHPLLEPILKETFGVVLYQEQVMQVVQVLANFTLGQADILRRAMGKKKHEVLMSQRETYMKGTRENGIDDALAEKIFDLLTHFADYGFNKSHSAAYALVAWQTAYLKAHYPQEFMAAMLTSIMDTNDKVGVYIELCRRMGIKILPPDVNASEANFSVDGAAIRFGLAAVRNVGEAAIKSLAAVREEGGAFTSLLDFCTRVDMRTANKRVLESLIKCGAFDSLGAHRSQLLAVLERVIDVAARKHADAASGQIGLFGEAAMQEAEDVALPDIAEADSVQRLAWEKENTGFFITGHPLDRHEKKIKNLVPIGDILDGKKKERQLVRIGGLISSAKRIATKKGDTMCFLELEDYTHSVEVVVFPAVFYPHVNLLVPDAAIVVQGRVNFTDDGVKVLADTITALDDYRQDYYITLTAEHEEAAALDALYGIFAMHRGDHVVFLNRKGRWQKLEPQYWLDASPAVVQEIEALLGKNSVLQR
- a CDS encoding pseudouridine synthase, which gives rise to MEERLQKIISRAGVASRRKAEELIAAGRVTVDGAVVREPGTKADAATACIAVDGEPLPAEERLVYFLLNKPKGCVSTVSDERGRRTVLDLLPVKDVRVYPVGRLDQNTEGLLLLTNDGTLTQALLHPRFLVHKTYRAKVAGDLTPEALKKLRGGIELADGMTAPAEVRVYGVTEKGLSDVEVTLHEGRNRQVRRMFEAVGCDVRALKRTRFAQLTLDGVKRGASRPLTKAEVEALYRLAEER